A genomic window from Cinclus cinclus chromosome 5, bCinCin1.1, whole genome shotgun sequence includes:
- the ZNF330 gene encoding zinc finger protein 330, with translation MPKKKTGARKKAENRREREKQIRASRANIDLAKHPCNASMECDKCQRRQKNRAFCYFCNSVQKLPICAQCGKTKCMMKSSDCVIKHAGVYSTGLAMVGAICDFCEAWVCHGRKCLSTHACMCPLADAECIECERSVWDHGGRIFACSFCHDFLCEDDQFEHQASCQVLEAETFKCVSCNRLGQHSCLRCKACFCDDHVRSKVFKQEKGKKPPCPKCGHETQQTKDLSMSTRSLKFGRQTGGEDADGASGYDSYWKNLSSSKTGDAGDREDEYEEYEAEDDDEDENDERGKDSDSEATDVFSNLNLGRTYASGYAHYEESED, from the exons ATGCCTAAAAAGAAGACTGGTGCTCGTAAGAAAGCTGAGAACCGTCGGGAACGCGAGAAGCAGATAAGGGCTTCACGAGCCAACATAGACTTGGCCAAACATCCTTGTAATGCTTCAATG GAATGTGATAAGTGCCAAAG ACGACAGAAGAATAGAGCTTTTTGTTACTTCTGTaattcagttcagaaattgCCCATTTGTGCACAATGTG gaaaaaccAAATGCATGATGAAGTCTTCAGACTGTGTTATAAAACACGCTGGTGTGTACAGTACTGGACTAGCTATGGTG GGTGCaatctgtgatttctgtgaagCCTGGGTGTGCCACGGGAGGAAGTGTCTCAGCACCCATGCATGTATGTGCCCTCTGGCAGATGCAGAATGCATTGAGTGTGAAAGAAGTGTCTGGGACCATG GAGGCAGAATATTTGCCTGCTCTTTTTGCCATGATTTCCTCTGTGAAGATGATCAGTTTGAACATCAAGCCAGCTGCCAAGTTTTGGAAGCAGAGACATTTAAAT GTGTCTCCTGTaacaggctggggcagcattCCTGCCTGCGTTGTAAG GCTTGTTTTTGTGACGATCACGTGCGAAGTAAGGTATTCaagcaggaaaaagggaaaaagcctCCTTGCCCTAAATGTGGCCATGAAACTCAGCAGACAAAGGATCTGAGCATGTCAA CACGCTCTTTAAAGTTTGGCCGACAGACTGGAGGAGAAGATGCAGATGGAGCTTCTGGTTATGATTCCTACTGGAAAAACCTTTCCTCCAGCAAGACTGGGGATGCAGGTGACCGTGAGGATGAATATGAAGAGTATGAGGCagaagatgatgatgaagatgagAATGATGAGCGAGGCAAAGATTCAGATTCTGAGGCCACAGATGTATTCAGCAATTTGAATTTAGGAAGGACCTATGCTAGTGGGTATGCACATTATGAGGAATCAGAAGATTAA